One window of Nostoc sp. C052 genomic DNA carries:
- a CDS encoding dihydroorotase, with protein MMELLQKVRVIDPVSEIDELFDVLITDGYIKAVASHISDISSDTKIRDCQGLVLGPGLVDLYSHSGEPGFEERETLSSFLQAAAAGGFTRVSILPDTYPVIDNPALVAQLQQKRREGEGGQGGTFSPLSSRLPLLHIWGAITLDVAGKQMTELADLAAAGVVGFTDGKPLENLALVRGVLEYLQPLGKPVAFWPSDRQLTANGVMREGSDALRFGLPPIPASAETTAIAAMLELVAAIGTPVHIMRVSTARSVELIASAKAAGLPITASTTWMHLLLDTKAVKSYHTSLHLDPPLGNSRDLVALRAGVRAGVIDAIAIDHTPYSYEEKVQAFAEAPAGAIGLELALPLLWQYLVETEEFTALELWRALSASPAECLGQKVSAILPHQPAELTLFNPQQTWKVERKSLYTLSQNTPWLGQQLKGRVVQTWC; from the coding sequence ATGATGGAACTGCTGCAAAAAGTACGGGTGATTGATCCGGTTTCTGAAATTGATGAACTCTTTGATGTATTGATTACTGATGGTTATATCAAAGCAGTAGCTTCGCATATTTCTGATATTAGTTCTGATACTAAAATCAGAGATTGTCAGGGATTAGTTCTTGGCCCTGGGTTGGTGGATTTGTACAGCCACTCTGGAGAGCCTGGCTTTGAAGAACGGGAAACTCTTTCGTCTTTTTTACAAGCTGCTGCTGCTGGCGGCTTTACCAGAGTTAGCATTTTACCCGATACATACCCGGTTATTGATAACCCTGCACTTGTGGCGCAGTTGCAGCAGAAGAGGAGAGAGGGAGAAGGGGGACAAGGGGGCACTTTTTCTCCCTTGTCTTCTCGTCTCCCCCTGCTTCATATCTGGGGTGCTATCACCCTAGATGTTGCTGGGAAGCAAATGACGGAATTGGCAGATTTAGCGGCGGCTGGAGTTGTTGGTTTTACAGATGGTAAGCCGTTAGAAAATTTGGCGTTGGTGCGAGGAGTGTTAGAGTACCTCCAGCCGTTGGGGAAACCAGTAGCGTTTTGGCCTAGCGATCGCCAGTTAACAGCAAATGGTGTAATGAGAGAAGGGTCAGATGCTCTCCGTTTCGGTTTACCGCCAATACCCGCCAGCGCTGAAACAACTGCGATCGCAGCTATGCTTGAATTGGTTGCAGCAATTGGTACACCAGTCCATATTATGCGCGTTTCCACCGCTCGCAGCGTGGAATTAATCGCCTCAGCTAAGGCGGCTGGTTTACCAATCACCGCTAGCACCACCTGGATGCACCTTTTACTAGATACAAAAGCAGTTAAGAGTTATCACACTAGCTTGCATTTAGACCCACCTTTAGGTAATTCTCGTGATCTGGTGGCGTTACGTGCCGGAGTACGTGCAGGTGTAATTGATGCGATCGCTATTGACCACACACCCTACAGCTATGAAGAAAAAGTCCAAGCCTTTGCCGAAGCACCAGCCGGGGCGATTGGTTTGGAGTTAGCATTACCTTTGCTGTGGCAATATCTCGTTGAAACTGAAGAATTTACAGCTTTAGAATTATGGCGGGCATTGAGTGCCAGTCCAGCAGAGTGTTTAGGGCAGAAAGTAAGTGCGATTCTACCTCATCAACCAGCAGAACTTACTTTATTTAATCCCCAGCAAACCTGGAAAGTCGAACGGAAGAGTCTTTATACACTTTCACAAAATACACCTTGGTTAGGACAACAGTTAAAGGGTCGTGTTGTGCAAACTTGGTGCTGA
- a CDS encoding DUF1634 domain-containing protein — protein sequence MYKFNNSFRWPLLAQPNSEVVTLTLPQEDPDSNIEKLKEQNTNTVAQLPNEAEIDVNNNIIKTLSEQQLEYLLSNLMKYGVLIASAVVLLGGILYLINHGAEPAEYRFFRGEPSEFRSPVGVVKVVLSSSNAYSGLRLRGIIQLGLLLLIATPILRVFISLLTFLLQREFIYVIVTLLVMASLTYSLVGAYY from the coding sequence ATGTATAAATTTAATAATAGCTTTCGTTGGCCATTACTAGCACAACCAAATAGTGAAGTGGTTACACTAACTTTACCGCAAGAAGATCCAGACTCTAATATCGAAAAATTAAAAGAACAAAACACTAATACAGTAGCACAATTGCCTAATGAAGCTGAAATTGATGTTAACAATAACATCATCAAAACATTAAGCGAGCAGCAATTAGAATATTTGCTCAGTAACCTCATGAAATATGGAGTTTTGATAGCTAGTGCTGTGGTTTTATTAGGGGGTATACTCTACTTGATTAATCACGGTGCTGAACCTGCGGAATATCGCTTTTTTCGAGGAGAACCATCGGAATTTCGCTCACCTGTAGGTGTAGTAAAAGTAGTTTTATCAAGTAGCAATGCCTATAGCGGGCTACGCCTACGCGGCATTATTCAACTCGGGCTGCTACTACTAATTGCGACTCCAATTTTGCGCGTTTTTATTTCCCTATTAACTTTTTTACTACAGCGAGAATTTATTTATGTGATTGTTACTTTACTAGTAATGGCTAGTCTAACTTATAGTCTTGTCGGAGCATATTATTAG
- a CDS encoding prevent-host-death protein, which yields MKWTLDEAQKQLPSIINATSQEPQLIYTEEELVAAILDPELFQEFLNWRQKATKTSLAQVFKELQQLCTEEDYSLEIPLRSNRNNPFIE from the coding sequence ATGAAATGGACACTTGATGAAGCCCAAAAACAGCTACCCTCAATAATTAATGCGACTAGTCAAGAACCTCAGCTAATCTACACTGAAGAGGAATTGGTGGCCGCAATTCTAGATCCTGAGCTTTTTCAAGAATTTTTGAACTGGCGACAAAAAGCTACGAAAACATCTCTAGCTCAAGTCTTTAAAGAACTTCAGCAGTTATGTACTGAAGAAGATTATAGCTTAGAGATACCACTGCGAAGCAACCGTAACAATCCTTTTATTGAATAG
- a CDS encoding type II toxin-antitoxin system VapC family toxin, which produces MSNLCDTNIISELTRPIPNPGVITWSGTVTSINLSVITIEEIYYGLTAKPNSRIQNWFENFLTTHCQIFPITSEIAKCSGELRGFLRTQGKPRSQADILIAATAKIHSMTLVTRNIKDFEGCDIYTLNPFQL; this is translated from the coding sequence ATGAGTAATCTTTGTGATACTAATATTATCAGTGAGTTGACTCGTCCGATTCCAAATCCAGGGGTGATAACATGGAGCGGCACTGTGACATCTATTAACTTAAGTGTTATTACAATTGAGGAAATTTATTATGGTTTAACAGCGAAGCCTAATTCTAGAATCCAAAACTGGTTTGAAAACTTTCTTACAACTCACTGTCAAATTTTCCCCATCACCTCAGAAATTGCCAAGTGTTCGGGTGAATTGAGAGGCTTTTTGAGGACTCAAGGTAAACCCCGTTCGCAAGCTGATATACTTATTGCAGCAACAGCCAAAATACATTCCATGACTCTTGTTACTAGAAATATTAAGGATTTTGAGGGTTGTGATATATATACACTGAACCCATTTCAGCTATAA
- a CDS encoding sulfite exporter TauE/SafE family protein, with protein MTTLEFSLLIWIGSFSAGFLGALTGLGGGVVIVPLLTSVFGVDIRYAVGASLVSVIATSLGAASTYIKKGYTNLRLGMFLEVATTIGAIAGAMIATFVSVKALTIVLAIVLIYSAYLSQRPRIEHAEDEVIDPIANYLKLNSSYPTPEGVMSYQVHSVPMGFGVMLIAGVLSGLLGIGSGGFKVLAMDQTMRLPFKVSTTTSNFMIGVTAAASTGVYLARGYIDPGLSMPVMLGVLPGAFLGARVLTGAKTQILRIIFSVVLVVMALKMVYNSLIGGL; from the coding sequence TTGACTACTTTAGAATTTTCATTACTTATTTGGATTGGTTCATTTAGCGCTGGCTTCTTAGGGGCGCTAACTGGGCTAGGGGGTGGAGTAGTAATTGTTCCCTTATTAACTTCGGTATTTGGCGTTGATATTCGATACGCCGTCGGTGCTTCACTTGTATCTGTAATCGCTACTTCTTTGGGTGCAGCATCTACTTATATTAAAAAAGGCTATACTAATTTGCGATTGGGAATGTTTTTAGAAGTAGCAACAACCATTGGTGCGATCGCAGGAGCAATGATCGCTACTTTTGTTTCTGTAAAAGCCCTAACTATCGTGCTAGCGATCGTCCTGATTTATTCAGCATACCTTTCACAACGACCCAGAATAGAACACGCTGAAGATGAAGTAATAGATCCGATCGCAAATTATCTCAAACTGAATAGTAGTTATCCAACTCCAGAGGGAGTAATGTCTTACCAAGTTCATTCAGTACCAATGGGATTTGGTGTGATGTTAATAGCTGGGGTACTTTCCGGGTTACTTGGTATTGGTTCTGGGGGATTCAAGGTATTGGCGATGGATCAAACTATGCGTCTACCCTTCAAAGTTTCTACCACCACCAGCAATTTTATGATTGGCGTGACAGCAGCAGCATCAACTGGAGTTTACCTAGCACGAGGCTACATCGATCCAGGATTATCTATGCCGGTGATGTTGGGGGTATTACCTGGCGCTTTCTTAGGCGCACGAGTATTGACAGGCGCTAAAACGCAGATTTTAAGAATTATCTTCAGTGTTGTGCTGGTGGTAATGGCTTTGAAGATGGTCTACAACAGTTTAATAGGGGGGCTGTAA
- a CDS encoding ABC transporter ATP-binding protein has product MAKFQDIVNYFRSDWKLSVFSIAASGVYEIIDLVVPYAIGQILNILSAQPLDKPLQSAIATFSDITNYPVTKTLSLSILLGLVFVVTVLRAPTQPWLTHWFHWDITLRLRRQKAQTAIEKILTLPLEFYDENNPGRIAGRIARGISNHTFTYPEIAGQLIPKLVRVLGIFVFILVIEWRIAILYLISFTVILSFTLKDLKQLIWHETILDKYGEDTESRNSELITNIKTVKAFATEANELKRQKQRLDRELTVVEYRVHKGYVKLATWQRTVIQFCVFTILGLALAATVNGRISLGHFVMTLTLSSMAYAELEPISNLAELFARRYSSMLRFHEFLQEPTAPDSASLLEESNQTESPYKFTGKVELSHVSFGYDANRQVLQDINLLIEPYQTVALVGRSGSGKSTLVKLLLRYFEPQAGQILIDGQDIRTLNVGKYRRRLAIVHQEVDVFNGTILDNLTYGRTNATLEQVKEACRIARVDEIVQQLPQGYYTVVGERGVRLSGGQRQRLGIARALLVEPDVLIFDEATSSLDYESERSIQLAMRSIQGTCTTIVIAHRLSTVREADKIVVLEQGKIVEVGSHHELLRHEGIYRRLHSLQETGELLS; this is encoded by the coding sequence ATGGCCAAATTTCAAGATATTGTCAATTACTTTCGCTCTGACTGGAAACTAAGTGTTTTTAGTATTGCAGCATCCGGCGTTTACGAAATTATTGATTTGGTTGTCCCTTATGCAATCGGGCAGATTTTAAACATTCTGTCTGCTCAACCATTGGATAAACCACTTCAAAGTGCGATCGCAACTTTTTCTGATATCACCAATTACCCAGTCACTAAAACTCTATCTTTGAGTATATTACTGGGTTTAGTTTTCGTTGTCACTGTACTGAGAGCGCCAACACAACCTTGGTTAACCCATTGGTTTCATTGGGATATAACCTTAAGGTTGCGTCGGCAGAAAGCCCAAACAGCCATCGAAAAGATTCTCACTCTCCCACTAGAATTTTATGATGAAAATAACCCTGGACGCATTGCGGGAAGAATAGCTAGAGGTATTTCTAACCACACTTTTACGTACCCTGAGATTGCGGGACAATTGATTCCTAAACTAGTTCGGGTGCTGGGAATTTTCGTATTTATCTTAGTGATTGAGTGGCGAATTGCGATTTTATATCTGATTTCCTTTACGGTTATTCTTAGCTTTACCTTGAAGGATTTAAAGCAGCTAATTTGGCACGAAACTATACTAGATAAATATGGAGAAGATACAGAAAGCCGCAATTCTGAACTGATTACTAACATCAAAACGGTGAAGGCATTTGCTACAGAAGCTAACGAACTGAAGCGGCAAAAGCAACGTTTGGATCGTGAACTAACGGTGGTTGAGTATCGTGTCCACAAAGGTTATGTGAAACTGGCTACTTGGCAAAGAACTGTAATTCAGTTCTGCGTATTTACTATCCTGGGTTTGGCTCTAGCAGCAACAGTAAACGGTAGAATTTCTCTCGGTCATTTTGTCATGACTTTAACTCTTTCTAGCATGGCCTATGCTGAATTAGAACCTATTAGCAATTTGGCAGAACTTTTTGCCCGTCGTTATTCTTCCATGCTGCGGTTTCACGAATTTCTCCAAGAGCCAACTGCACCTGATTCAGCTAGTCTTTTAGAAGAGAGTAATCAGACAGAATCACCCTATAAATTTACTGGAAAAGTTGAGTTGTCCCATGTCAGTTTTGGATATGATGCCAACCGTCAAGTTTTACAAGATATCAACTTATTGATTGAGCCATACCAAACAGTGGCATTAGTGGGGCGTTCCGGTTCTGGTAAGTCTACTTTAGTGAAATTGCTGTTGCGCTATTTTGAACCTCAAGCAGGTCAAATTCTGATTGATGGTCAAGATATTCGCACTTTGAATGTGGGTAAATATAGACGAAGGCTAGCGATCGTTCATCAAGAAGTAGACGTTTTCAACGGTACTATCTTGGATAACCTCACCTATGGTAGAACGAATGCGACTTTGGAACAAGTTAAGGAAGCCTGTAGAATTGCCAGAGTCGATGAAATAGTGCAGCAACTACCCCAAGGTTATTACACCGTCGTGGGAGAACGAGGTGTCAGGCTATCTGGAGGACAAAGACAACGTTTGGGAATTGCTAGGGCGTTGCTAGTGGAACCAGACGTATTAATTTTTGACGAAGCCACCTCTAGTTTAGATTATGAGTCTGAGCGTTCAATTCAGCTAGCGATGCGATCGATTCAGGGTACTTGCACCACCATTGTGATTGCCCACCGTTTAAGCACAGTGCGAGAAGCTGATAAAATTGTCGTTCTAGAGCAAGGAAAAATTGTAGAAGTGGGTAGCCACCATGAACTCTTGCGCCACGAAGGCATTTATCGCCGCTTGCACTCCTTGCAAGAAACAGGAGAACTTCTGAGTTAG
- a CDS encoding DUF6816 family protein, producing MFCIKAIWSFCLIAFFLLWSGEAEAGELSERLTNFPQWEKLTSVQPASGDLVYPEWMAGTWKVTSTLVDLAAPLAPEIVTPGFEGNRRQLNQPVSFVVRFVKEQPSITGLKIFPQIDYKSPILVADRAFNSLNLARAYLGDEAVLSVKVDPDSPNRQITFLRSSRQLVSIVTARATENPHDGKFITTEVFQQLFKGGSRPYLNSVESTTAYHKLSTSNPVIEADQVTAVYLSPQDPDYFKAGSRPVALYRYRLEFFPQELPTTPKG from the coding sequence ATGTTTTGTATAAAAGCGATTTGGAGTTTTTGCTTAATTGCTTTTTTCCTGCTATGGAGTGGAGAAGCTGAAGCCGGAGAGTTATCTGAACGGTTAACCAACTTTCCCCAATGGGAAAAGTTAACTTCAGTGCAACCAGCATCGGGAGATTTAGTTTACCCTGAATGGATGGCTGGTACTTGGAAAGTTACAAGTACTTTGGTAGATTTAGCTGCGCCTTTAGCACCAGAGATTGTAACTCCAGGGTTTGAAGGTAATCGCCGACAATTAAATCAGCCTGTGAGTTTTGTAGTAAGATTTGTAAAAGAACAACCATCTATTACTGGACTAAAAATATTTCCCCAGATAGATTACAAATCCCCAATTTTAGTAGCAGATAGAGCATTTAATAGCTTGAATTTGGCAAGGGCTTATTTAGGGGATGAAGCAGTGTTATCAGTGAAAGTAGATCCAGATTCACCTAATCGTCAAATTACATTCTTGCGTAGCAGTCGGCAACTAGTTTCCATTGTGACTGCACGAGCCACAGAAAATCCCCATGATGGCAAATTCATCACCACAGAAGTGTTTCAACAACTATTTAAAGGCGGTTCACGCCCCTATTTAAACTCTGTAGAATCTACCACCGCTTATCATAAACTTTCAACATCTAATCCAGTGATTGAAGCAGATCAAGTTACTGCTGTTTATCTTTCACCCCAAGATCCAGATTACTTTAAAGCGGGTTCTCGACCAGTTGCTCTCTATCGCTATCGCCTTGAATTTTTCCCTCAAGAACTGCCAACTACTCCCAAAGGGTGA
- the miaB gene encoding tRNA (N6-isopentenyl adenosine(37)-C2)-methylthiotransferase MiaB: MTSSKRQYHITTFGCQMNKADSERMAGVLEEMGFEWCQDPNNADVILYNTCTIRDNAEQKVYSYLGRQAKRKHEQPDLTLIVAGCVAQQEGEALLRRVPELDLVMGPQHANRLKDLLESVFEGNQVVATEPVHIIEDITQPRRDSKVTAWVNVIYGCNERCTYCVVPNVRGVEQSRTPSAIRAEMEELGRQGYKEITLLGQNIDAYGRDLPGVTPEGRHLNNFTDLLYYVHDVPGIERLRFATSHPRYFTERLIQACAELPKVCKHFHIPFQSGDNELLKAMARGYTHEKYRRIIDTIRRYMPDASISADAIVGFPGETEAQFENTLKLVEDIGFDMLNTAAYSPRPGTPAALWDNQLSEEIKSDRLQRLNHLGNLKVAERSQRYFGRIEEVLVEDQNPKDQSQVMGRTGGNRLTFFSGNIKELQGQLVKVKITEVRPFSLTGEPVEVRQTVLQA; encoded by the coding sequence ATGACCTCTTCTAAACGCCAATATCACATCACTACTTTCGGTTGTCAGATGAATAAAGCTGACTCAGAGCGCATGGCTGGCGTCTTGGAAGAAATGGGCTTTGAGTGGTGTCAAGACCCAAATAACGCAGATGTAATTCTCTACAATACCTGCACAATTCGGGATAATGCGGAACAAAAAGTATATTCTTACCTGGGCAGACAAGCAAAGCGCAAACATGAACAGCCAGATTTAACCCTCATCGTGGCTGGTTGTGTTGCCCAGCAAGAAGGAGAAGCGCTGTTGCGGCGAGTGCCAGAATTAGATTTGGTAATGGGGCCACAACATGCCAACCGTCTGAAAGATTTGCTGGAGTCGGTGTTTGAAGGCAACCAAGTTGTAGCAACTGAGCCAGTTCACATTATTGAAGATATTACCCAACCGCGACGAGATAGCAAAGTAACTGCTTGGGTAAATGTGATTTACGGCTGTAACGAACGCTGTACCTATTGCGTAGTTCCCAATGTGCGAGGTGTCGAACAATCTCGCACACCGTCAGCTATTCGGGCTGAAATGGAAGAATTAGGACGGCAAGGTTACAAAGAAATTACTCTACTCGGTCAAAATATTGATGCTTACGGCAGAGATTTACCTGGAGTGACACCAGAAGGTCGGCATCTGAACAACTTTACAGATTTGCTTTATTACGTCCATGATGTGCCGGGTATTGAAAGGCTAAGATTTGCAACTAGTCACCCCCGTTATTTTACTGAGAGATTAATTCAGGCTTGTGCTGAATTGCCCAAGGTGTGCAAACACTTCCACATTCCCTTTCAATCTGGGGATAATGAACTTTTAAAGGCGATGGCACGGGGTTATACCCATGAGAAATATCGCCGGATTATCGATACCATTCGGCGGTATATGCCAGATGCCTCCATTAGTGCCGATGCCATTGTCGGTTTTCCTGGGGAGACAGAAGCACAGTTTGAAAATACCCTCAAACTGGTGGAAGATATTGGCTTTGATATGTTGAATACGGCAGCATATTCGCCGCGTCCAGGGACACCAGCCGCTTTGTGGGATAATCAACTGAGTGAAGAAATAAAAAGCGATCGCCTCCAACGGCTCAATCATTTAGGAAACTTGAAAGTAGCAGAGCGATCGCAACGTTACTTTGGACGCATTGAAGAAGTTTTAGTAGAAGACCAAAATCCTAAGGATCAAAGCCAAGTGATGGGACGCACTGGTGGTAATCGTTTGACCTTTTTTAGTGGCAATATCAAAGAACTCCAAGGGCAATTAGTGAAGGTAAAAATTACCGAAGTTCGCCCTTTTAGTTTGACGGGTGAACCAGTTGAAGTGAGGCAAACCGTTTTGCAGGCATAA
- a CDS encoding histidine phosphatase family protein codes for MTRVIIVRHGQSGYNTERRIQGRTDASTLTEKGRNDASKVGKALSNILFNAIYSSPLQRAKHTADIIHSELANHAEQSAVLQVSNLLLEIDLPLWEALLTSEVKQKFAEDYRTWHQRPDELRMLLNDAQGTREHYPVLALYEQARQFWQETLSHHQGETILIVGHNGINRALISTALGISPSRYHSIQQSNCGITVLNFAGGLGEPVQLESLNQTQHTGESLPSLRPDHQGVRLLLVRHGETDWNRQTRFQGQIDVPLNDNGRQQSQKAGEFLQKVAIDFAVSSTMLRPKETAEIILKQHPNVKLELQDGLREISHGLWEGKLETEIEQEFPGELQRWRLVPAEVQMPEGENLQQVWERSVVAWQSIVQAALNNEFKTVLVVAHDATNKTLLCHILGLSLENFWNFRQGNGAVSVIDYPSGIDGLPVLQAMNITTHLGGGVLDKTAAGAL; via the coding sequence ATGACTCGTGTCATCATTGTGCGCCACGGTCAAAGTGGTTATAATACCGAGCGGCGTATCCAAGGACGCACTGATGCGTCAACATTAACCGAAAAAGGTCGTAACGATGCCAGTAAAGTAGGCAAAGCCCTCAGCAATATCTTATTTAATGCAATTTACAGCAGTCCTTTGCAACGAGCAAAGCACACAGCAGATATTATCCATAGTGAGTTAGCTAATCATGCTGAACAATCTGCTGTACTCCAAGTTTCTAATTTACTCTTAGAAATTGACCTACCTTTATGGGAAGCACTGCTGACTTCTGAAGTCAAGCAGAAATTTGCCGAAGACTATCGCACTTGGCATCAACGCCCAGACGAACTGCGGATGTTGCTTAATGATGCACAGGGAACAAGAGAACATTATCCCGTTCTTGCTTTATACGAACAAGCAAGGCAGTTTTGGCAAGAAACTTTGTCTCACCATCAAGGCGAAACTATTCTGATTGTGGGACATAACGGAATTAATCGCGCCCTGATTAGCACAGCACTAGGAATTTCTCCCAGTCGCTATCACTCAATACAGCAATCTAACTGTGGCATCACTGTATTAAATTTTGCTGGGGGGTTGGGCGAACCAGTCCAGCTAGAATCCTTAAATCAGACGCAACACACCGGAGAATCTTTACCCTCATTGCGACCGGATCATCAAGGAGTACGATTGTTGCTGGTGCGTCACGGCGAAACTGACTGGAATCGCCAAACTAGGTTTCAAGGACAAATTGATGTCCCCCTCAACGACAACGGTAGACAACAGTCACAAAAAGCAGGCGAATTTCTCCAAAAGGTAGCAATTGATTTTGCTGTAAGCAGCACAATGTTGCGTCCTAAAGAAACAGCAGAGATTATTTTAAAACAACATCCGAATGTAAAGTTAGAGTTGCAAGATGGTTTAAGAGAAATCAGTCATGGACTTTGGGAAGGAAAATTAGAAACCGAGATAGAGCAGGAGTTTCCAGGAGAGTTACAACGCTGGCGACTAGTACCAGCCGAAGTGCAAATGCCCGAAGGAGAAAATTTGCAACAGGTGTGGGAACGCAGCGTTGTTGCTTGGCAATCAATTGTACAAGCCGCATTAAATAATGAATTCAAAACTGTATTAGTAGTAGCTCATGACGCTACTAACAAAACTCTGCTTTGTCACATTCTGGGCTTATCGCTGGAAAATTTCTGGAATTTTCGCCAGGGTAATGGCGCAGTCAGTGTTATTGACTATCCTTCTGGAATCGATGGTTTACCAGTTTTGCAAGCGATGAACATCACCACTCACTTGGGTGGAGGCGTACTAGATAAAACAGCAGCGGGGGCGTTGTGA
- a CDS encoding ChuX/HutX family heme-like substrate-binding protein — MSTTLKEFLEACETLGTLRLIVTSSAAVLEARGKIEKLFYAELPKGKYANMHTEGFEFHLNMDKIIQVKFETGEAKRGNFTTYAIRFLDDKQESALSLFLQWGKPGEYEPGQVEAWLALKEQYGEVWQPLPAET, encoded by the coding sequence ATGAGTACTACTTTGAAAGAATTTTTAGAAGCTTGCGAGACTTTGGGAACTTTGCGTTTAATTGTTACTAGCAGCGCTGCTGTATTAGAAGCACGGGGCAAAATTGAAAAGCTATTTTATGCAGAATTGCCCAAAGGTAAATATGCAAATATGCACACCGAAGGCTTTGAGTTTCACTTGAATATGGATAAAATTATTCAGGTGAAATTTGAAACAGGTGAAGCGAAGAGGGGAAATTTTACAACCTATGCAATTCGGTTTTTAGATGACAAACAAGAATCTGCTTTGAGCCTATTTTTACAATGGGGTAAACCGGGAGAATATGAACCAGGACAAGTGGAAGCTTGGCTGGCTTTGAAAGAGCAATATGGGGAAGTTTGGCAACCTTTACCAGCAGAAACTTAA
- a CDS encoding PhoH family protein gives MAGALTIQLPNIPSAIALAGDGEENLKILSRQTGAILVLRGQELVISGTEGQIDLASRLVRSLEDLWIKGNTISSADILTARQAIDSDRQGELQDLQRDILAKSRRGEEVRAKTFRQRQYIDALRKRDLTFGVGPAGTGKTYLAVVVAVQALLANQVEKLILTRPAVEAGEKLGFLPGDLQQKVNPYLRPLYDAIYEFIDPEKVPSLMERGVIEVAPLAYMRGRTLNNAFVIVDEAQNTTPAQMKMVLTRLGFRSRMVITGDMTQTDLPLHQQSGLGVALQILKHVEGIAFCEFSQRDVVRHPLVQRIVAAYEQYEK, from the coding sequence ATGGCAGGTGCCTTAACAATTCAACTGCCGAATATTCCCAGTGCGATCGCTCTAGCCGGAGATGGAGAAGAAAATCTCAAAATCCTATCTCGGCAAACAGGAGCCATTTTGGTGCTACGCGGACAGGAATTAGTGATTTCTGGTACTGAAGGGCAAATTGATCTGGCTTCTCGATTAGTGCGATCGCTTGAAGACCTCTGGATTAAAGGTAATACTATTTCCAGTGCCGATATTTTAACAGCTCGTCAAGCCATAGATAGCGATCGCCAAGGAGAACTCCAAGATTTACAGCGAGATATCCTCGCCAAAAGTCGCCGGGGTGAAGAAGTCCGTGCCAAAACCTTTCGCCAGCGTCAATATATCGACGCACTCCGTAAACGCGATCTCACCTTCGGCGTTGGCCCTGCCGGTACTGGCAAGACTTATCTCGCTGTTGTTGTCGCGGTGCAAGCACTCCTTGCCAACCAAGTTGAAAAGCTAATTTTAACTCGCCCTGCTGTCGAAGCCGGTGAAAAACTCGGTTTTTTGCCTGGAGACTTACAGCAGAAAGTTAATCCCTATCTTCGCCCACTTTACGATGCTATTTATGAGTTTATTGACCCAGAAAAAGTACCAAGTTTAATGGAACGCGGTGTGATTGAAGTCGCACCACTCGCCTATATGCGTGGACGTACTCTCAATAACGCTTTTGTAATTGTCGATGAAGCGCAAAATACTACACCCGCTCAAATGAAAATGGTTTTAACTCGTTTGGGTTTCCGTTCGCGGATGGTGATTACAGGCGACATGACACAAACTGATTTACCACTTCACCAACAATCAGGTTTAGGGGTGGCTTTACAAATTTTAAAACACGTTGAAGGCATTGCCTTTTGTGAATTTTCTCAAAGAGATGTCGTGCGCCATCCTTTAGTTCAGCGTATTGTGGCTGCTTATGAACAATATGAAAAGTAG